One Thunnus thynnus chromosome 21, fThuThy2.1, whole genome shotgun sequence DNA segment encodes these proteins:
- the trdmt1 gene encoding tRNA (cytosine(38)-C(5))-methyltransferase isoform X2 yields the protein MGSLSFRENLRIGLQGDIADPRTKSFLYLLDLLPRLCRLPRFILMENVKGFESSSARERLVKTLMKCGYTFQELMVSPTSVGIPNSRLRYFLMAKISAENACTQISSKNFEAFLHPAESDSAEQPAVLSPPHPDACQPEKEMQGCHVLFKLETAMDAQRKMNQNSDLSVRQIQDFLEPKMEVNMEHYLLPPKTLLRYALILDIVRPACRRSVCFTKGYGRYVEGTGSVLQCCMETEMESVFRGLDQYSEEEKLQRLLKLKLRYFTPREVANLMGFPQSFSFPEQIHTKQQYRVLGNSLNVVVVARLLQLLVS from the exons ATGGGCAGTTTATCCTTCAGAGAGAACTTGAG GATAGGACTCCAGGGTGACATTGCTGACCCAAGAACCAAGAGCTTCCTCTACCTTCTTGATCTTCTGCCAAG GCTGTGCAGGCTGCCCCGCTTCATCCTGATGGAGAATGTGAAAGGCTTTGAGAGCTCCTCTGCCAG GGAACGTTTGGtgaaaacactgatgaaatGTGGATACACTTTCCAGGAGCTCATGGTCTCACCCACAAGT GTTGGGATCCCAAATTCAAGACTGCGTTATTTCCTGATGGCTAAGATTTCAGCAGAAAACGCTTGCACCCAGATAAGTTCAAAG AATTTTGAAGCCTTCCTACATCCTGCTGAGAGTGATTCCGCTGAGCAGCCCGCAGTCCTGAGTCCTCCCCATCCAGATGCCTGCCAGCCAGAAAAAGAGATGCAAGGATGTCATGTCCTTTTTAAACTAGAGACAGCAATGGATGCCCAGAGAAAGATGAATCAGAACAGTGATCTGTCTGTCAGGCAGATCCAGGACTTCCTGGAACCAAAGATGGAAGTAAACATGGAACACTATCTCTTACCTCCTAAAACATTGTTGCGTTATGCTCTGATCTTGGACATTGTTCGGCCCGCATGCAGGAGGTCTGTCTGCTTTACCAAAGG CTATGGGCGGTATGTGGAGGGAACTGGCTCAGTACTGCAGTGCTGCATGGAAACAGAG ATGGAGAGTGTGTTTAGAGGTCTAGATCAGTACTCTGAAGAGGAGAAACTCCAGCGGCTGTTGAAACTGAAGCTGCGTTATTTTACTCCCAGAGAAGTTGCCAACCTCATGGGCTTCCCTCAAAGCTTCT CCTTTCCAGAGCAGATCCACACAAAGCAGCAATACAGAGTTCTAGGAAACAGCCTCAATGTTGTGGTGGTGGCCAGACTCCTACAGCTGCTGGTCTCCTAG
- the trdmt1 gene encoding tRNA (cytosine(38)-C(5))-methyltransferase isoform X1 produces MENLRVLELYSGIGGMHFALKESGIPAQVVAAVDINTTANQIYRHNFPGTPLWNKTIEGLTLDDFNKLSFDMILMSPPCQPFTRIGLQGDIADPRTKSFLYLLDLLPRLCRLPRFILMENVKGFESSSARERLVKTLMKCGYTFQELMVSPTSVGIPNSRLRYFLMAKISAENACTQISSKNFEAFLHPAESDSAEQPAVLSPPHPDACQPEKEMQGCHVLFKLETAMDAQRKMNQNSDLSVRQIQDFLEPKMEVNMEHYLLPPKTLLRYALILDIVRPACRRSVCFTKGYGRYVEGTGSVLQCCMETEMESVFRGLDQYSEEEKLQRLLKLKLRYFTPREVANLMGFPQSFSFPEQIHTKQQYRVLGNSLNVVVVARLLQLLVS; encoded by the exons AGAGTGGTATACCTGCCCAGGTAGTGGCTGCCGTCGACATAAACACCACCGCCAATCAGATCTACAGGCACAATTTCCCTGGCACTCCCCTCTGGAACAAAACCATTGAG ggCTTAACACTAGATGACTTCAATAAATTATCTTTTGACATGATTTTGATGAGCCCTCCTTGCCAGCCTTTCACCAG GATAGGACTCCAGGGTGACATTGCTGACCCAAGAACCAAGAGCTTCCTCTACCTTCTTGATCTTCTGCCAAG GCTGTGCAGGCTGCCCCGCTTCATCCTGATGGAGAATGTGAAAGGCTTTGAGAGCTCCTCTGCCAG GGAACGTTTGGtgaaaacactgatgaaatGTGGATACACTTTCCAGGAGCTCATGGTCTCACCCACAAGT GTTGGGATCCCAAATTCAAGACTGCGTTATTTCCTGATGGCTAAGATTTCAGCAGAAAACGCTTGCACCCAGATAAGTTCAAAG AATTTTGAAGCCTTCCTACATCCTGCTGAGAGTGATTCCGCTGAGCAGCCCGCAGTCCTGAGTCCTCCCCATCCAGATGCCTGCCAGCCAGAAAAAGAGATGCAAGGATGTCATGTCCTTTTTAAACTAGAGACAGCAATGGATGCCCAGAGAAAGATGAATCAGAACAGTGATCTGTCTGTCAGGCAGATCCAGGACTTCCTGGAACCAAAGATGGAAGTAAACATGGAACACTATCTCTTACCTCCTAAAACATTGTTGCGTTATGCTCTGATCTTGGACATTGTTCGGCCCGCATGCAGGAGGTCTGTCTGCTTTACCAAAGG CTATGGGCGGTATGTGGAGGGAACTGGCTCAGTACTGCAGTGCTGCATGGAAACAGAG ATGGAGAGTGTGTTTAGAGGTCTAGATCAGTACTCTGAAGAGGAGAAACTCCAGCGGCTGTTGAAACTGAAGCTGCGTTATTTTACTCCCAGAGAAGTTGCCAACCTCATGGGCTTCCCTCAAAGCTTCT CCTTTCCAGAGCAGATCCACACAAAGCAGCAATACAGAGTTCTAGGAAACAGCCTCAATGTTGTGGTGGTGGCCAGACTCCTACAGCTGCTGGTCTCCTAG